The following proteins are co-located in the Microbacterium sp. SORGH_AS_0888 genome:
- a CDS encoding globin, giving the protein MTDTPLSFYDEIGGHEVFVRLVDVFYDGVAEDELLRPMYPEEDLGPAKERLLLFLEQYWGGPSTYSQRRGHPRLRMRHAPFAVNPEARDRWLAHMRAAVDALGLPPLHEETLWDYLHRAAYAMVNTFEPSGIGPAAAGRDGGTLPLRTTEPPAGER; this is encoded by the coding sequence ATGACCGACACGCCCCTGAGCTTCTACGACGAGATCGGCGGTCACGAGGTCTTCGTCCGACTGGTCGACGTCTTCTACGACGGCGTGGCAGAGGACGAGCTGCTGCGTCCCATGTACCCCGAGGAGGACCTCGGCCCCGCCAAGGAGCGCCTCCTGCTGTTCCTGGAGCAGTACTGGGGCGGCCCCTCGACCTACAGCCAGCGACGGGGCCACCCGCGGCTCCGGATGCGTCACGCGCCCTTCGCCGTCAACCCGGAGGCGCGCGACCGGTGGCTGGCGCACATGCGCGCCGCCGTCGACGCGCTCGGGCTTCCTCCCCTGCACGAGGAGACGCTCTGGGACTACCTGCACCGCGCGGCGTATGCCATGGTGAACACGTTCGAGCCCAGCGGCATCGGACCGGCCGCGGCAGGACGCGACGGCGGCACGTTGCCGCTGCGCACCACGGAGCCTCCCGCGGGAGAGCGCTGA